A genomic region of Paramormyrops kingsleyae isolate MSU_618 chromosome 19, PKINGS_0.4, whole genome shotgun sequence contains the following coding sequences:
- the cep170bb gene encoding centrosomal protein of 170 kDa protein B isoform X1, translating to MSVTSWFLVSSSGTRHRLPRELIFVGREDCELMLQSRSVDKQHAVINYDMGSDKHLVKDLGSLNGTFVNDQRIPDQTYITLKLSDVIRFGYDSQVYILERSQHKVPEEALKHEKYTSQLQMTLKASEERRLGEADGDVAEPQRSTEQKAISEAPMSRPTPLYGQPSWWGEDDTGSKGHLNNEHQQHEGSPKEGSGIMPEMNCSDYRESEDDSIYSYRREPSYFEIPTKEFQTQPKTHEAELHEIPTKDTDAPPLASTITPTPPVVQSHASFTIEFDDCMPGKMKIKDHVTKFSTRQLKLSSKQLAATPTEVMSAESKVADWLVNSNVSIMRQKNPSEDVYSTKSDLAMHIKTLKGHQHEDGTQSDSEDPVLKQKCSTASNLVQPQPSVQSQPSVQSQQSALQHHLLPTKFTLPTLTVSKETQSPSETPSSPQDKAKTSPQELLNQQAFIIEFFDDNPRKKRSQSFTHNSAHGDSYSALKAKLERRKAGGQGGERASASSGQIPATQQVTIPLKGPGPGPPQRAGSLKREKGEERLSSAPSGSGFSSLSTSAISTRPLASVAKTSKLDQDFTGDIVKESNKSISPTKENTPPLRMSAPPVMETSTHLQASPSPHVSPTLPPSVNRPPTPDHAQPLSHTPTKYVSPVLAPVPPPPLPVSAHSMDPKASKAVRTEEEDSLSDAGTYTIETEAPDKEVEEARSMIDKVFGVPDCAEYTGVTARVLRPVIDKEQDQQAVQPQSLGGACDFKEALVQDLDSATLRDNLTSQSQVHAASSAGTGASKWVSRWASLADGYSESGPSAALSQEDLSNADGHAKPMISQCIDNTDVENNQGSRTRRLLPQVPQVEKLESAAPTILIQHDPVTECNTSENGSTKPHQQESRKLHLQDDLDPDSLSDASKSDECSVVDRNKDSRARRNQEKSENEAKEPEKTASSVKSTSFYIGSEETNSKTDLAPALFQTRREQDGPPRISPAAVLARHSSSREPRRAVRPNASAPSLHSQGTDGQLKKEPNVSFVRQESFTKDRPSDDIPISRLPHISSQPALSIIEHGEIYQSPSLNEVEQKHVGSSSHAGDSLSGDSDLDTGSTVSLISNKNTPSAPAKKLTSSILQKEKSSSSLSAQSLVARQPTARERLSEKRRAHVTDHTSKGEPNKRLQIRRSTGNRGSLDFTDEQQSSSLQYWPETASSDYESGSRLGTRKRLPAVLQKDSLKGVVYQALTRSNSLSSPRPTRASMLRRARLGEASDTEGTEADRASQGSDINPPTKAPADSKKLSRLDVLALPRKRTGSFTTPSDAESTSRTDAFNRSSELSTSTRKAGTTEPKPGAGKGSRTATSKQPLTRARSSSAKYSTTTGFRRRQKGSDYSSTSEEEYDAPAGTAKHKRSHTSAATQTQSITKAAPVQSKAKNEGSAVDNETSSFQHWSTHSAEIARLSQDLAKDLAMLAQEIHDVAGEADSGMGTTTSPGSVPNTPASTISAREERIFPSLQATRFSQLIQHIPEASLNYQKVPPGAVGVRDPDPNMNEEDSKRPLWNREEVILDNLMLNPVSQLSLAIRENTEQLAEKMKALFHNRTEVWEEIEAKISAENEVPILKTSNKEISSILKELRRVHKQLEVINTIIEPGRSTDPLNKVPPAGAKPTLASQPPTRGARSSAANATGKKPSEVRRKSLAGAGSQS from the exons TCTCGCAGTGTAGATAAGCAGCATGCTGTCATCAACTACGACATGGGCTCTGATAAGCACCTGGTGAAAGACCTAGGCAGCCTCAATGGG ACTTTTGTGAATGACCAAAGGATTCCAGACCAGACATACATAACTCTCAAGCTTTCTGATGTCATTCGCTTCGGATATGAT TCTCAAGTCTACATCCTCGAGAGGAGTCAACACAAGGTTCCAGAAGAGGCACTTAAG CATGAGAAATACACCAGTCAGCTGCAGATGACCTTAAAAGCATCAGAGGAGAGACGGCTTGGAGAGGCAGATGGTGATGTGGCAGAACCCCAGCGGAGCACAGAGCAGAAAGCCATATCGG AGGCCCCCATGTCGCGTCCCACGCCCCTGTATGGCCAGCCTTCTTGGTGGGGGGAGGATGACACGGGAAGCAAGGGACACCTCAACAATGAACATCAGCAACATGAAG GCAGCCCAAAAGAGGGTTCAGGAATCATGCCGGAGATGAATTGTTCAGACTACCGGGAATCCGAAGACGATTCCATCTACTCATACCGGCGGGAGCCCAGCTACTTTGAAATCCCCACTAAGGAGTTCCAGACACAGCCGAAGACCCATGAAGCTGAGCTCCATGAGATCCCGACTAAGGACACCGATGCCCCACCTCTGGCCTCCACAatcacccccacacccccggtGGTACAGAGCCATGCCTCCTTCACCATTGAGTTTGATGACTGCATGCCAGGAAAGATGAAGATCAAGGATCACGTCACTAAATTCTCCACTAGGCAGCTCAAGCTGTCGAGTAAGCAACTGGCTGCCACACCCACAGAGGTGATGTCAGCGGAAAGCAAGGTGGCTGACTGGCTGGTGAATAGCAATGTCAGCATAATGAGGCAGAAGAATCCCTCAGAGGATGTCTATAGTACCAAGAGTGACTTAGCAATGCACATTAAAACTCTCAAAG GGCACCAGCACGAGGATGGGACCCAGAGTGACTCTGAGGACCCAGTCCTGAAGCAAAAGTGCAGCACGGCGTCAAACCTGGTGCAGCCACAGCCCTCTGTTCAGTCACAGCCCTCTGTTCAGTCACAGCAATCTGCTCTTCAACACCATCTGCTGCCAACAAAGTTCACGCTGCCTACACTTACAGTCTCCAAAGAGACCCAGTCTCCTTCTGAGACTCCATCTTCTCCACAAGACAAAGCCAAGACGTCCCCACAGGAGCTTCTTAACCAGCAAGCCTTCATTATTGAGTTCTTCGACGACAACCCGCGTAAGAAGCGCTCACAGTCCTTCACACATAACTCCGCCCATGGCGACTCCTACTCTGCCCTCAAGGCCAAGCTGGAGAGACGGAAAGCTGGAGGCCAGGGTGGGGAAAGAGCGTCTGCTTCTTCGGGGCAGATCCCAGCCACGCAGCAGGTGACGATCCCGCTGAAGGGGCCTGGTCCAGGGCCTCCGCAGAGGGCTGGCTCGTTAAAGCGGGAGAAGGGTGAGGAGAGGCTCAGTAGCGCTCCTTCTGGGTCAGGCTTTTCCTCACTCTCCACCTCTGCCATTTCCACCCGACCTTTAGCAAGTGTTGCCAAGACATCCAAGCTGGACCAAGACTTTACAGGTGACATTGTGAAGGAATCTAACAAAAGTATCTCACCCACCAAGGAGAACACACCTCCTCTACGTATGTCTGCTCCACCAGTCATGGAGACGTCCACCCATCTACAAGCTTCCCCATCTCCCCATGTTAGCCCAACCCTTCCACCCTCCGTAAATCGCCCTCCTACCCCTGATCACGCCCAACCACTCAGTCATACACCCACAAAGTATGTGTCTCCAGTGTTGGCCCCGGTGCCCCCGCCTCCGTTGCCAGTGAGTGCCCACAGCATGGACCCCAAGGCCTCAAAGGCAGTGAGAACAGAGGAGGAAGACAGCTTGAGTGATGCAGGCACTTACACCATCGAGACGGAGGCCCCGGATAAGGAGGTAGAGGAGGCGCGCAGTATGATCGACAAG GTGTTTGGGGTCCCCGACTGCGCCGAGTACACTGGAGTGACTGCTCGAGTGCTGAGACCTGTCATCGACAAGGAGCAAGACCAACAGGCTGTCCAGCCTCAAAGCCTGGGTGGTGCTTGTGACTTCAAGGAAGCCCTGGTCCAAGATTTAGACTCCGCAACCCTTCGTGACAATCTTACCAGCCAGTCACAG GTGCATGCAGCCTCTTCTGCAGGCACAGGTGCCTCCAAGTGGGTTTCCCGCTGGGCCAGCCTGGCAGATGGCTATAGTGAGTCAGGGCCTTCAGCAGCCCTTTCTCAGGAGGATCTTTCCAACGCAG ATGGCCATGCCAAACCAATGATAAGCCAATGCATAGATAACACAGATGTGGAGAACAACCAAGGATCCAGAACAAGACGGCTCCTCCCCCAAGTACCACAGGTGGAAAAGTTGGAGAGTGCAGCTCCTACTATTCTCATTCAGCATGACCCTGTCACAGAATGTAACACATCAGAAAATGGCTCCACTAAGCCCCATCAACAAGAATCAAGGAAGTTGCACCTCCAGGATGACTTGGACCCGGACAGCCTTAGTGATGCCAGCAAGTCAGATGAGTGCTCTGTTGTTGATCGAAACAAGGACAGTCGAGCTAGAAGGAATCAGGAGAAAAGTGAGAATGAAGCCAAAGAGCCAGAAAAGACTGCATCTTCAGTCAAATCTACATCGTTCTACATTGGGTCAGAGGAGACCAACTCCAAAACAGACTTGGCACCTGCTCTGTTTCAAACTAGGAGAGAACAGGATGGACCTCCCAGAATTTCCCCAGCAGCTGTTCTTGCAAGGCATTCAAGTAGTCGTGAGCCCCGTAGAGCTGTCAGGCCAAATGCTTCTGCTCCCAGTCTCCATTCACAGGGCACTGATGGCCAGCTCAAAAAGGAGCCCAACGTCTCCTTTGTCAGACAGGAGAGCTTCACTAAAGATCGACCAAGCGATGACATCCCCATCAGCAGGCTTCCACACATCTCCAGCCAGCCTGCTCTGAGCATCATTGAACATGGTGAGATATACCAGAGCCCTTCTCTTAATGAGGTGGAGCAGAAGCATGTGGGATCTTCCAGCCACGCGGGGGACTCACTGTCTGGGGATTCTGATTTGGACACAGGCAGCACTGTCAGTCTGATCAGTAACAAAAATACTCCCTCTGCACCAGCCAAGAAGTTGACCAGTAGTATCCTGCAGAAGGAGAAATCATCATCCAGTCTGTCTGCCCAAAGTCTAGTGGCCCGCCAGCCAACCGCCCGTGAACGTTTATCTGAGAAGCGCCGTGCCCATGTCACCGACCACACCAGCAAGGGCGAGCCGAATAAACGCCTTCAGATCCGCAGAAGCACTGGGAACCGTGGCTCGCTGGACTTCACGGATGAGCAGCAGAGCTCAAGCCTGCAGTACTGGCCCGAAACTGCCTCCTCTGACTATGAGTCTGGTTCCCGGCTTGGTACCCGCAAACGTCTTCCAGCTGTGCTCCAGAAAGATTCCTTGAAAGGAGTGGTGTACCAAGCACTGACTCGCTCCAACAGTCTCTCCTCCCCACGACCCACCCGTGCATCCATGCTGCGTCGGGCCCGGCTGGGCGAGGCTTCTGATACTGAGGGCACGGAGGCAGACCGAGCCTCTCAAGGTTCCGATATCAACCCACCAACCAAAGCCCCGGCTGACAGTAAGAAATTGTCTCGCCTGGATGTCTTAGCTTTGCCCAGGAAGAGGACGGGTTCGTTCACCACGCCTAGTGATGCTGAGTCCACCAGCCGGACTGATGCCTTTAATCGTAGCTCAGAGCTCAGTACCTCCACTCGTAAGGCAGGAACAACTGAGCCAAAGCCTGGGGCCGGAAAGGGATCCAGGACTGCTACCTCAAAGCAGCCCCTCACCCGCGCTCGATCCAGCAGTGCCAAGTATTCTACCACTACCG GTTTTCGGCGACGGCAAAAAGGCTCCGATTATTCCTCTACATCGGAGGAGGAATATGATGCCCCTGCAGGCACTGCTAAACACAAGCGCTCCCATACTTCAGCAGCTACACAGACTCAGAGTATCACCAAGGCTGCCCCAGTCCAATCCAAAGCCAAAAATGAAGGTTCAGCAGTGGACAATGAGACCAGCTCCTTCCAGCATTGGTCCACACACAGTGCTGAAATTGCCAG GCTGAGTCAGGACCTAGCCAAAGACTTGGCTATGTTGGCTCAAGAGATCCATGACGTGGCAGGTGAAGCTGACTCGGGAATGGGCACTACGACCTCACCTGGCTCTGTGCCCAACACTCCAGCCTCCACCATTTCTGCCCGGGAAGAG AGAATATTTCCATCCTTGCAGGCCACCCGCTTTTCCCAG TTAATTCAGCACATTCCAGAAGCCAGCTTGAACTACCAAAAAGTTCCACCAGGTGCAGTTGGGGTCCGGGACCCAGACCCAAATATGAATGAAGAAGATTCCAAACGGCCACTGTGGAATCGTGAAGAG GTCATTTTAGACAATCTGATGCTGAATCCCGTGTCTCAGCTGTCCCTGGCAATTAGGGAGAACACCGAACAGCTGGCAGAGAAAATGAA GGCATTGTTCCACAACAGGACAGAAGTGTGGGAAGAAATCGAGGCAAAGATCAGTGCTGAGAATGAAGTGCCTATACTAAAGACATCAAATAAG GAAATCAGTTCCATTTTGAAGGAATTAAGAAGAGTTCATAAACAACTAGAAG ttATAAACACTATTATTGAGCCTGGACGAAGTACTGACCCACTCAACAAGGTCCCACCAGCTGGGGCAAAGCCCACATTGGCTTCCCAGCCCCCGACACGAGGGGCCCGAAGCTCAGCTGCTAACGCCACAGGCAAGAAGCCCAGCGAGGTGCGCAGGAAGAGCCTGGCGGGCGCCGGCAGCCAGAGCTGA
- the cep170bb gene encoding centrosomal protein of 170 kDa protein B isoform X3 produces the protein MSVTSWFLVSSSGTRHRLPRELIFVGREDCELMLQSRSVDKQHAVINYDMGSDKHLVKDLGSLNGTFVNDQRIPDQTYITLKLSDVIRFGYDSQVYILERSQHKVPEEALKHEKYTSQLQMTLKASEERRLGEADGDVAEPQRSTEQKAISEAPMSRPTPLYGQPSWWGEDDTGSKGHLNNEHQQHEGSPKEGSGIMPEMNCSDYRESEDDSIYSYRREPSYFEIPTKEFQTQPKTHEAELHEIPTKDTDAPPLASTITPTPPVVQSHASFTIEFDDCMPGKMKIKDHVTKFSTRQLKLSSKQLAATPTEVMSAESKVADWLVNSNVSIMRQKNPSEDVYSTKSDLAMHIKTLKGHQHEDGTQSDSEDPVLKQKCSTASNLVQPQPSVQSQPSVQSQQSALQHHLLPTKFTLPTLTVSKETQSPSETPSSPQDKAKTSPQELLNQQAFIIEFFDDNPRKKRSQSFTHNSAHGDSYSALKAKLERRKAGGQGGERASASSGQIPATQQVTIPLKGPGPGPPQRAGSLKREKGEERLSSAPSGSGFSSLSTSAISTRPLASVAKTSKLDQDFTGDIVKESNKSISPTKENTPPLRMSAPPVMETSTHLQASPSPHVSPTLPPSVNRPPTPDHAQPLSHTPTKYVSPVLAPVPPPPLPVSAHSMDPKASKAVRTEEEDSLSDAGTYTIETEAPDKEVEEARSMIDKVFGVPDCAEYTGVTARVLRPVIDKEQDQQAVQPQSLGGACDFKEALVQDLDSATLRDNLTSQSQVHAASSAGTGASKWVSRWASLADGYSESGPSAALSQEDLSNADGHAKPMISQCIDNTDVENNQGSRTRRLLPQVPQVEKLESAAPTILIQHDPVTECNTSENGSTKPHQQESRKLHLQDDLDPDSLSDASKSDECSVVDRNKDSRARRNQEKSENEAKEPEKTASSVKSTSFYIGSEETNSKTDLAPALFQTRREQDGPPRISPAAVLARHSSSREPRRAVRPNASAPSLHSQGTDGQLKKEPNVSFVRQESFTKDRPSDDIPISRLPHISSQPALSIIEHGEIYQSPSLNEVEQKHVGSSSHAGDSLSGDSDLDTGSTVSLISNKNTPSAPAKKLTSSILQKEKSSSSLSAQSLVARQPTARERLSEKRRAHVTDHTSKGEPNKRLQIRRSTGNRGSLDFTDEQQSSSLQYWPETASSDYESGSRLGTRKRLPAVLQKDSLKGVVYQALTRSNSLSSPRPTRASMLRRARLGEASDTEGTEADRASQGSDINPPTKAPADSKKLSRLDVLALPRKRTGSFTTPSDAESTSRTDAFNRSSELSTSTRKAGTTEPKPGAGKGSRTATSKQPLTRARSSSAKYSTTTAATQTQSITKAAPVQSKAKNEGSAVDNETSSFQHWSTHSAEIARLSQDLAKDLAMLAQEIHDVAGEADSGMGTTTSPGSVPNTPASTISAREERIFPSLQATRFSQLIQHIPEASLNYQKVPPGAVGVRDPDPNMNEEDSKRPLWNREEVILDNLMLNPVSQLSLAIRENTEQLAEKMKALFHNRTEVWEEIEAKISAENEVPILKTSNKEISSILKELRRVHKQLEVINTIIEPGRSTDPLNKVPPAGAKPTLASQPPTRGARSSAANATGKKPSEVRRKSLAGAGSQS, from the exons TCTCGCAGTGTAGATAAGCAGCATGCTGTCATCAACTACGACATGGGCTCTGATAAGCACCTGGTGAAAGACCTAGGCAGCCTCAATGGG ACTTTTGTGAATGACCAAAGGATTCCAGACCAGACATACATAACTCTCAAGCTTTCTGATGTCATTCGCTTCGGATATGAT TCTCAAGTCTACATCCTCGAGAGGAGTCAACACAAGGTTCCAGAAGAGGCACTTAAG CATGAGAAATACACCAGTCAGCTGCAGATGACCTTAAAAGCATCAGAGGAGAGACGGCTTGGAGAGGCAGATGGTGATGTGGCAGAACCCCAGCGGAGCACAGAGCAGAAAGCCATATCGG AGGCCCCCATGTCGCGTCCCACGCCCCTGTATGGCCAGCCTTCTTGGTGGGGGGAGGATGACACGGGAAGCAAGGGACACCTCAACAATGAACATCAGCAACATGAAG GCAGCCCAAAAGAGGGTTCAGGAATCATGCCGGAGATGAATTGTTCAGACTACCGGGAATCCGAAGACGATTCCATCTACTCATACCGGCGGGAGCCCAGCTACTTTGAAATCCCCACTAAGGAGTTCCAGACACAGCCGAAGACCCATGAAGCTGAGCTCCATGAGATCCCGACTAAGGACACCGATGCCCCACCTCTGGCCTCCACAatcacccccacacccccggtGGTACAGAGCCATGCCTCCTTCACCATTGAGTTTGATGACTGCATGCCAGGAAAGATGAAGATCAAGGATCACGTCACTAAATTCTCCACTAGGCAGCTCAAGCTGTCGAGTAAGCAACTGGCTGCCACACCCACAGAGGTGATGTCAGCGGAAAGCAAGGTGGCTGACTGGCTGGTGAATAGCAATGTCAGCATAATGAGGCAGAAGAATCCCTCAGAGGATGTCTATAGTACCAAGAGTGACTTAGCAATGCACATTAAAACTCTCAAAG GGCACCAGCACGAGGATGGGACCCAGAGTGACTCTGAGGACCCAGTCCTGAAGCAAAAGTGCAGCACGGCGTCAAACCTGGTGCAGCCACAGCCCTCTGTTCAGTCACAGCCCTCTGTTCAGTCACAGCAATCTGCTCTTCAACACCATCTGCTGCCAACAAAGTTCACGCTGCCTACACTTACAGTCTCCAAAGAGACCCAGTCTCCTTCTGAGACTCCATCTTCTCCACAAGACAAAGCCAAGACGTCCCCACAGGAGCTTCTTAACCAGCAAGCCTTCATTATTGAGTTCTTCGACGACAACCCGCGTAAGAAGCGCTCACAGTCCTTCACACATAACTCCGCCCATGGCGACTCCTACTCTGCCCTCAAGGCCAAGCTGGAGAGACGGAAAGCTGGAGGCCAGGGTGGGGAAAGAGCGTCTGCTTCTTCGGGGCAGATCCCAGCCACGCAGCAGGTGACGATCCCGCTGAAGGGGCCTGGTCCAGGGCCTCCGCAGAGGGCTGGCTCGTTAAAGCGGGAGAAGGGTGAGGAGAGGCTCAGTAGCGCTCCTTCTGGGTCAGGCTTTTCCTCACTCTCCACCTCTGCCATTTCCACCCGACCTTTAGCAAGTGTTGCCAAGACATCCAAGCTGGACCAAGACTTTACAGGTGACATTGTGAAGGAATCTAACAAAAGTATCTCACCCACCAAGGAGAACACACCTCCTCTACGTATGTCTGCTCCACCAGTCATGGAGACGTCCACCCATCTACAAGCTTCCCCATCTCCCCATGTTAGCCCAACCCTTCCACCCTCCGTAAATCGCCCTCCTACCCCTGATCACGCCCAACCACTCAGTCATACACCCACAAAGTATGTGTCTCCAGTGTTGGCCCCGGTGCCCCCGCCTCCGTTGCCAGTGAGTGCCCACAGCATGGACCCCAAGGCCTCAAAGGCAGTGAGAACAGAGGAGGAAGACAGCTTGAGTGATGCAGGCACTTACACCATCGAGACGGAGGCCCCGGATAAGGAGGTAGAGGAGGCGCGCAGTATGATCGACAAG GTGTTTGGGGTCCCCGACTGCGCCGAGTACACTGGAGTGACTGCTCGAGTGCTGAGACCTGTCATCGACAAGGAGCAAGACCAACAGGCTGTCCAGCCTCAAAGCCTGGGTGGTGCTTGTGACTTCAAGGAAGCCCTGGTCCAAGATTTAGACTCCGCAACCCTTCGTGACAATCTTACCAGCCAGTCACAG GTGCATGCAGCCTCTTCTGCAGGCACAGGTGCCTCCAAGTGGGTTTCCCGCTGGGCCAGCCTGGCAGATGGCTATAGTGAGTCAGGGCCTTCAGCAGCCCTTTCTCAGGAGGATCTTTCCAACGCAG ATGGCCATGCCAAACCAATGATAAGCCAATGCATAGATAACACAGATGTGGAGAACAACCAAGGATCCAGAACAAGACGGCTCCTCCCCCAAGTACCACAGGTGGAAAAGTTGGAGAGTGCAGCTCCTACTATTCTCATTCAGCATGACCCTGTCACAGAATGTAACACATCAGAAAATGGCTCCACTAAGCCCCATCAACAAGAATCAAGGAAGTTGCACCTCCAGGATGACTTGGACCCGGACAGCCTTAGTGATGCCAGCAAGTCAGATGAGTGCTCTGTTGTTGATCGAAACAAGGACAGTCGAGCTAGAAGGAATCAGGAGAAAAGTGAGAATGAAGCCAAAGAGCCAGAAAAGACTGCATCTTCAGTCAAATCTACATCGTTCTACATTGGGTCAGAGGAGACCAACTCCAAAACAGACTTGGCACCTGCTCTGTTTCAAACTAGGAGAGAACAGGATGGACCTCCCAGAATTTCCCCAGCAGCTGTTCTTGCAAGGCATTCAAGTAGTCGTGAGCCCCGTAGAGCTGTCAGGCCAAATGCTTCTGCTCCCAGTCTCCATTCACAGGGCACTGATGGCCAGCTCAAAAAGGAGCCCAACGTCTCCTTTGTCAGACAGGAGAGCTTCACTAAAGATCGACCAAGCGATGACATCCCCATCAGCAGGCTTCCACACATCTCCAGCCAGCCTGCTCTGAGCATCATTGAACATGGTGAGATATACCAGAGCCCTTCTCTTAATGAGGTGGAGCAGAAGCATGTGGGATCTTCCAGCCACGCGGGGGACTCACTGTCTGGGGATTCTGATTTGGACACAGGCAGCACTGTCAGTCTGATCAGTAACAAAAATACTCCCTCTGCACCAGCCAAGAAGTTGACCAGTAGTATCCTGCAGAAGGAGAAATCATCATCCAGTCTGTCTGCCCAAAGTCTAGTGGCCCGCCAGCCAACCGCCCGTGAACGTTTATCTGAGAAGCGCCGTGCCCATGTCACCGACCACACCAGCAAGGGCGAGCCGAATAAACGCCTTCAGATCCGCAGAAGCACTGGGAACCGTGGCTCGCTGGACTTCACGGATGAGCAGCAGAGCTCAAGCCTGCAGTACTGGCCCGAAACTGCCTCCTCTGACTATGAGTCTGGTTCCCGGCTTGGTACCCGCAAACGTCTTCCAGCTGTGCTCCAGAAAGATTCCTTGAAAGGAGTGGTGTACCAAGCACTGACTCGCTCCAACAGTCTCTCCTCCCCACGACCCACCCGTGCATCCATGCTGCGTCGGGCCCGGCTGGGCGAGGCTTCTGATACTGAGGGCACGGAGGCAGACCGAGCCTCTCAAGGTTCCGATATCAACCCACCAACCAAAGCCCCGGCTGACAGTAAGAAATTGTCTCGCCTGGATGTCTTAGCTTTGCCCAGGAAGAGGACGGGTTCGTTCACCACGCCTAGTGATGCTGAGTCCACCAGCCGGACTGATGCCTTTAATCGTAGCTCAGAGCTCAGTACCTCCACTCGTAAGGCAGGAACAACTGAGCCAAAGCCTGGGGCCGGAAAGGGATCCAGGACTGCTACCTCAAAGCAGCCCCTCACCCGCGCTCGATCCAGCAGTGCCAAGTATTCTACCACTACCG CAGCTACACAGACTCAGAGTATCACCAAGGCTGCCCCAGTCCAATCCAAAGCCAAAAATGAAGGTTCAGCAGTGGACAATGAGACCAGCTCCTTCCAGCATTGGTCCACACACAGTGCTGAAATTGCCAG GCTGAGTCAGGACCTAGCCAAAGACTTGGCTATGTTGGCTCAAGAGATCCATGACGTGGCAGGTGAAGCTGACTCGGGAATGGGCACTACGACCTCACCTGGCTCTGTGCCCAACACTCCAGCCTCCACCATTTCTGCCCGGGAAGAG AGAATATTTCCATCCTTGCAGGCCACCCGCTTTTCCCAG TTAATTCAGCACATTCCAGAAGCCAGCTTGAACTACCAAAAAGTTCCACCAGGTGCAGTTGGGGTCCGGGACCCAGACCCAAATATGAATGAAGAAGATTCCAAACGGCCACTGTGGAATCGTGAAGAG GTCATTTTAGACAATCTGATGCTGAATCCCGTGTCTCAGCTGTCCCTGGCAATTAGGGAGAACACCGAACAGCTGGCAGAGAAAATGAA GGCATTGTTCCACAACAGGACAGAAGTGTGGGAAGAAATCGAGGCAAAGATCAGTGCTGAGAATGAAGTGCCTATACTAAAGACATCAAATAAG GAAATCAGTTCCATTTTGAAGGAATTAAGAAGAGTTCATAAACAACTAGAAG ttATAAACACTATTATTGAGCCTGGACGAAGTACTGACCCACTCAACAAGGTCCCACCAGCTGGGGCAAAGCCCACATTGGCTTCCCAGCCCCCGACACGAGGGGCCCGAAGCTCAGCTGCTAACGCCACAGGCAAGAAGCCCAGCGAGGTGCGCAGGAAGAGCCTGGCGGGCGCCGGCAGCCAGAGCTGA